One window of the Paraburkholderia sp. PGU19 genome contains the following:
- the fba gene encoding class II fructose-bisphosphate aldolase (catalyzes the reversible aldol condensation of dihydroxyacetonephosphate and glyceraldehyde 3-phosphate in the Calvin cycle, glycolysis, and/or gluconeogenesis): protein MPLVSMRQLLDHAAEHGYGLPAFNVNNLEQVQAIMAAADQVNAPVIMQASAGARKYSGEPFLRHLIEAAVESYPHIPVVMHQDHGQSPAVCMAAIRSGFTSVMMDGSLEADGKTVASYEYNVDVSRKVVEAAHSIGVTVEAELGVLGSLETMKGDKEDGHGAEGTMTREQLLTDVEQAADFVKLTQCDALAIAIGTSHGAYKFSKKPTGDILSIQRIKEIHQRIPNTHLVMHGSSSVPQELLAEIREFGGDMKETYGVPVEEIQEGIKYGVRKVNIDTDLRLAITGAIRRYMAENRSKFDPRDYLKPAREAAKKVCVDRYLAFGCEGQASKIKPVSLEKIAEKYKAGELAQVVR from the coding sequence ATGCCTCTCGTATCAATGCGTCAACTGCTGGACCATGCCGCCGAACACGGTTATGGACTTCCGGCATTCAACGTAAACAATCTGGAGCAGGTGCAGGCCATCATGGCGGCGGCGGATCAGGTCAATGCGCCCGTGATCATGCAGGCGTCGGCTGGTGCGCGTAAGTACTCGGGCGAGCCGTTCCTGCGTCATCTGATCGAAGCGGCTGTGGAGTCGTATCCGCACATTCCCGTCGTGATGCACCAGGACCACGGCCAGTCGCCGGCAGTCTGCATGGCCGCGATCCGCAGCGGTTTCACGAGCGTGATGATGGACGGCTCGCTCGAAGCCGACGGCAAGACGGTGGCGTCGTACGAGTACAACGTCGATGTGTCGCGCAAGGTCGTTGAAGCAGCGCACTCGATCGGCGTGACGGTTGAAGCGGAACTGGGCGTGCTCGGTTCGCTGGAAACGATGAAGGGTGACAAGGAAGACGGCCACGGCGCGGAAGGCACGATGACGCGCGAGCAACTGCTGACGGACGTCGAGCAGGCGGCCGACTTCGTGAAGCTCACGCAATGCGACGCACTGGCAATTGCCATCGGCACGTCGCACGGCGCGTACAAGTTCTCGAAGAAGCCGACGGGCGATATCCTGTCCATTCAGCGCATCAAGGAAATTCACCAGCGCATTCCGAACACGCACCTGGTGATGCACGGTTCGTCGTCGGTGCCGCAGGAACTGCTGGCGGAAATCCGCGAATTCGGCGGCGACATGAAGGAAACCTACGGCGTGCCCGTCGAGGAAATCCAGGAAGGCATCAAGTACGGCGTGCGCAAGGTCAATATCGACACCGATCTGCGTCTTGCCATCACGGGCGCGATCCGCCGCTATATGGCGGAAAACCGTTCGAAGTTCGATCCGCGCGACTACCTGAAGCCGGCTCGCGAAGCGGCGAAGAAGGTGTGCGTGGACCGCTATCTGGCGTTCGGCTGCGAAGGCCAGGCGTCGAAGATCAAGCCGGTCTCGCTGGAAAAGATCGCTGAGAAGTACAAGGCGGGCGAACTCGCGCAAGTCGTTCGCTAA
- a CDS encoding phosphoribosylaminoimidazolesuccinocarboxamide synthase, with amino-acid sequence MSTLYESTLRSLPLLGRGKVRDNYAVGNDQLLIVTTDRLSAFDVIMGEPIPSKGRVLNQMANFWFDKLAHVVPNHLTGVEPETVVAPDEVEQVKGRAVVVKRLEPILVEAVVRGYLAGSGWKDYQATGAVCGVQLPEGLQNAQKLPEPIFTPAAKAEMGHHDENITYEEMERRIGTELSATIRDISIRLYKEAADYAATRGIIIADTKFEFGLDDKGQLYLMDEALTADSSRFWPADEYQVGTNPPSFDKQFVRDWLETQPWKKEPPAPKLPDEVVTKTAEKYQEALERLTGQKLA; translated from the coding sequence ATGTCTACCCTCTACGAATCCACGCTCCGCTCGCTGCCGCTGCTCGGTCGCGGCAAGGTCCGCGATAACTACGCGGTAGGCAACGACCAGCTGCTGATCGTCACGACGGACCGTCTGTCCGCGTTCGACGTCATCATGGGCGAGCCGATTCCGAGTAAGGGTCGCGTGCTGAACCAGATGGCGAATTTCTGGTTCGACAAGCTCGCGCACGTCGTGCCGAATCATTTGACGGGCGTCGAGCCGGAAACGGTCGTCGCGCCCGACGAGGTCGAGCAGGTGAAGGGCCGCGCAGTCGTGGTCAAGCGCCTCGAGCCGATTCTCGTCGAAGCGGTGGTGCGAGGCTATCTCGCGGGCAGCGGCTGGAAGGACTATCAGGCGACGGGCGCCGTGTGTGGCGTGCAGCTGCCGGAAGGCCTGCAGAACGCGCAAAAGCTGCCTGAGCCGATCTTCACGCCAGCAGCGAAGGCCGAGATGGGCCACCACGACGAAAACATCACGTACGAAGAGATGGAGCGTCGCATCGGCACCGAACTGTCGGCGACGATCCGCGACATCTCGATCCGCCTCTACAAGGAAGCGGCCGACTACGCGGCCACGCGCGGCATCATCATCGCCGACACGAAGTTCGAATTCGGTCTGGACGACAAGGGCCAGCTGTATCTGATGGACGAGGCGCTGACGGCGGATTCGTCGCGCTTCTGGCCGGCGGACGAGTACCAGGTCGGCACGAACCCCCCGTCGTTCGACAAGCAGTTCGTGCGCGACTGGCTCGAAACCCAGCCGTGGAAGAAAGAGCCGCCCGCGCCGAAGCTGCCGGACGAGGTCGTCACGAAGACGGCCGAGAAGTATCAGGAAGCGCTCGAGCGCTTGACGGGTCAGAAACTGGCCTGA
- a CDS encoding SGNH/GDSL hydrolase family protein: MKQASNNTGVVRYARIAVACAAFATLVACGGGSDNNNNNASATPAGGVKLQVVSFGDSLSDVGTYSPVITASFGGGRYTTNPGEVWTQKIAEYYGDTLTPAYVGGFGQALKANGGFGYAQGGSDVSRTDGIGFAPNSMAQTTWPVTQQVQQYLTDHGSFNSNQLVLINGGANDILQNLSTMLTTIQTQVAQLTDPTQAPAVVQSVALSTVGPMAQTLVSQIATILGKGATHVVVMDVPDIGKTPFAAGLAAQLGSTQVPSVVSGIVATYNGVLQQSLAVAGISSKVVFISTGNWLTPLLANPSAQGFSNTTGTACTIAQMSANATAYAKANPSVLVGGITAEQYGQLFGSSLFCSPNTLTVAGADQSYVFADTIHPTTHAHAAFATYVEGKIAATGLGK, encoded by the coding sequence ATGAAGCAAGCATCAAACAACACGGGCGTCGTGCGCTACGCGCGCATTGCCGTCGCGTGCGCGGCATTCGCCACGCTCGTCGCATGCGGCGGCGGCAGTGACAACAACAATAACAACGCGAGCGCCACGCCTGCGGGCGGGGTCAAACTGCAAGTGGTGTCGTTCGGGGACAGCCTGTCGGATGTCGGCACGTATTCGCCCGTGATCACCGCGAGCTTCGGGGGCGGCCGCTATACGACGAATCCCGGTGAAGTGTGGACCCAAAAGATCGCCGAGTACTACGGCGATACGCTGACGCCGGCTTATGTGGGCGGCTTCGGGCAGGCTCTCAAGGCGAACGGCGGGTTCGGCTATGCGCAGGGCGGCTCGGATGTATCGCGCACCGACGGCATTGGTTTCGCGCCCAACAGCATGGCGCAAACGACATGGCCGGTTACACAACAGGTGCAGCAGTATCTGACGGACCACGGCAGCTTTAATTCGAATCAGCTCGTGCTGATTAACGGCGGCGCCAACGACATTCTGCAAAACCTGTCCACCATGCTGACGACGATCCAGACCCAAGTCGCGCAGCTAACCGATCCGACCCAGGCGCCCGCCGTCGTCCAGTCAGTTGCGTTAAGCACGGTCGGCCCGATGGCGCAGACGCTCGTGTCGCAGATCGCCACGATCCTCGGCAAGGGAGCGACCCACGTGGTCGTCATGGACGTGCCCGACATCGGCAAAACGCCGTTCGCAGCTGGACTTGCCGCTCAACTCGGCTCGACGCAAGTGCCGTCGGTGGTCTCGGGCATCGTCGCGACGTATAACGGCGTGCTGCAGCAGTCGCTGGCTGTCGCCGGCATCTCCAGCAAGGTTGTGTTCATCTCGACGGGCAACTGGCTCACGCCACTGCTCGCCAATCCGTCGGCGCAAGGCTTCAGCAATACGACGGGCACTGCCTGCACGATCGCGCAGATGTCTGCAAACGCGACGGCTTACGCGAAGGCGAACCCGTCCGTGCTCGTCGGCGGTATCACGGCGGAGCAGTACGGCCAGCTATTCGGCTCGTCGCTGTTCTGCTCGCCGAACACGCTGACGGTCGCGGGCGCGGACCAGTCGTATGTGTTCGCCGACACGATCCACCCGACAACGCATGCGCATGCCGCGTTTGCGACGTACGTCGAAGGCAAGATCGCGGCGACGGGTCTTGGCAAGTAA
- a CDS encoding L-threonylcarbamoyladenylate synthase, whose amino-acid sequence MPDQTKPADVASSVGADEIARAAALLNAGQLVAFPTETVYGLGGDAESPDAVARIYAAKGRPANHPVIVHLAPGGDPNYWVEQLPSDAQRLIDAFWPGPLTLILKRAAHIPAAVSGGQDSVGLRCPSHPVAQALLTAFSALRNGHGGVAAPSANRFGHVSPTTAQHVREEFGNAIHVLDGGSSDVGIESTIVDLSRGFPALLRPGHVTPQDIADVLGEMPRLPDGSDASAPRASGTLKAHYAPRTPLALLPFDVLEPLLAARASGERVALVARVSRAGRWAEAEGVHFVAAPEDPHLYARDLYGLLRALDRANVSRILIEKLPDTIEWIAVNDRLGRAAAAFEAHDA is encoded by the coding sequence ATGCCGGATCAAACGAAACCTGCCGACGTGGCGTCGAGCGTCGGCGCCGACGAGATCGCGCGTGCTGCGGCGCTGCTCAATGCAGGGCAACTCGTCGCGTTTCCGACGGAGACTGTCTACGGGCTGGGCGGCGATGCCGAAAGTCCTGACGCGGTCGCGCGCATTTATGCGGCGAAGGGCAGGCCTGCGAATCATCCCGTGATCGTGCATCTGGCGCCGGGTGGCGATCCGAATTATTGGGTCGAACAACTGCCTTCCGATGCGCAGCGTCTGATCGACGCGTTCTGGCCCGGTCCACTGACGCTGATTCTCAAACGCGCCGCGCATATTCCGGCAGCGGTGAGCGGCGGCCAGGATTCGGTTGGATTGCGTTGTCCGTCGCATCCTGTCGCGCAGGCGCTGCTCACGGCGTTCAGCGCGTTGCGCAATGGTCATGGCGGCGTGGCTGCGCCGTCGGCGAACCGCTTCGGTCACGTCAGTCCGACCACGGCGCAGCATGTGCGCGAGGAATTCGGCAATGCGATTCACGTGCTCGACGGCGGATCGTCGGATGTGGGCATCGAATCGACGATCGTCGATCTGTCGCGCGGCTTTCCCGCGCTGCTACGGCCGGGACATGTGACGCCGCAAGACATCGCCGACGTGCTCGGCGAAATGCCCCGTCTGCCCGATGGCTCGGATGCGAGCGCGCCGCGTGCGTCCGGTACGTTGAAGGCGCACTACGCGCCGCGCACGCCGCTCGCGTTGCTGCCGTTCGATGTGCTCGAGCCGTTGCTGGCCGCGCGCGCGTCCGGCGAACGCGTTGCGCTGGTCGCGCGTGTTTCGCGCGCAGGGCGCTGGGCAGAAGCGGAAGGCGTGCATTTCGTCGCCGCGCCGGAAGATCCTCATCTATATGCGCGTGATCTCTATGGCTTGCTGCGCGCGCTGGATCGCGCGAATGTCTCGCGGATACTGATCGAGAAATTGCCGGATACGATCGAGTGGATCGCCGTCAACGACAGGCTGGGACGCGCGGCCGCGGCGTTCGAGGCACACGACGCCTGA
- a CDS encoding 5-(carboxyamino)imidazole ribonucleotide synthase, whose protein sequence is MNPYNTPVSPILPGAWLGMVGGGQLGRMFCFAAQAMGYRVAVLDPDETSPAGAVADRHLRAAYDDEAALTELARLCAAVSTEFENVPAASLDFLARTTFVSPAGRCVAVAQDRIAEKRFIASSGVPVAPHVVIESSDALAALNDAALEAVLPGILKTARMGYDGKGQVRVGNAAEVRAAHASLGGVPCVLEKRLPLKFEVSALIARGATGCSTVYPLAQNTHRNGVLSHTIVPAPDASATLVEQAQQAALQIADKLGYVGVLCVEFFILEDGTLVANEMAPRPHNSGHYTVDACATSQFEQQVRAMTGMPLGDTRQHSPAVMLNILGDVWFPVNGKGERPAAAVTPPWHEVAAMPEARLHLYGKEDARPGRKMGHVNFTAATLERARAAARDCARLLHIPTS, encoded by the coding sequence ATGAATCCATACAACACTCCGGTATCACCGATTCTGCCCGGCGCATGGCTTGGCATGGTCGGTGGCGGCCAGCTCGGCCGCATGTTCTGCTTCGCCGCGCAGGCGATGGGCTATCGCGTCGCCGTGCTCGATCCGGACGAGACCAGTCCGGCGGGCGCTGTTGCCGATCGCCATCTGCGCGCCGCCTATGACGACGAAGCGGCCCTCACCGAACTCGCGCGTCTGTGCGCGGCGGTGTCGACCGAGTTCGAGAACGTACCGGCCGCGAGCCTCGACTTCCTTGCGCGCACCACGTTCGTCAGCCCGGCAGGGCGCTGCGTCGCCGTCGCGCAGGATCGCATTGCGGAGAAGCGCTTCATCGCGTCGTCGGGTGTGCCCGTGGCGCCGCATGTCGTGATCGAATCGTCGGATGCGCTCGCCGCGCTCAATGATGCCGCGCTCGAAGCCGTGCTGCCTGGCATTCTGAAGACAGCGCGCATGGGCTACGACGGCAAGGGGCAGGTGCGGGTCGGCAACGCGGCTGAAGTGCGTGCGGCGCATGCCTCGCTGGGTGGCGTGCCTTGCGTGCTTGAAAAGCGTTTGCCGTTGAAGTTTGAGGTGTCGGCACTGATCGCGCGCGGCGCGACGGGTTGTTCGACCGTGTATCCGCTCGCGCAGAACACGCATCGCAACGGCGTGTTGTCGCATACCATCGTGCCCGCACCCGACGCGAGCGCGACGCTCGTCGAGCAGGCGCAGCAGGCCGCGCTGCAGATCGCGGACAAGCTCGGCTATGTCGGTGTGCTGTGCGTCGAGTTTTTCATCCTCGAAGACGGCACGCTGGTCGCGAACGAAATGGCGCCGCGTCCGCACAACTCCGGCCATTACACGGTCGACGCCTGCGCGACGAGCCAGTTTGAACAGCAGGTGCGCGCAATGACGGGCATGCCGCTCGGCGACACGCGCCAGCATTCGCCCGCCGTGATGCTGAACATCCTCGGCGACGTGTGGTTCCCGGTCAACGGGAAGGGCGAACGGCCCGCCGCCGCTGTCACGCCGCCGTGGCACGAAGTGGCAGCGATGCCGGAAGCGCGTCTGCATCTATACGGCAAGGAAGACGCGCGTCCCGGCCGCAAGATGGGCCACGTGAACTTCACGGCCGCGACGCTCGAACGCGCGCGCGCGGCCGCCCGCGATTGCGCGCGCCTGCTGCATATCCCGACGAGCTGA
- the purE gene encoding 5-(carboxyamino)imidazole ribonucleotide mutase has product MSEVQTAHTHSAPLVGVLMGSSSDWDVMKNAVAILQEFGVPYEAKVVSAHRMPDEMFAYAESARERGIRAIIAGAGGAAHLPGMLAAKTTVPVLGVPVASKYLKGVDSLHSIVQMPKGVPVATFAVGEAGAANAALFAVSLLSGTSPEYAEKLAAFRVRQNQAAHAMTLPPL; this is encoded by the coding sequence ATGAGTGAAGTCCAGACAGCACACACGCACAGCGCGCCGCTCGTCGGCGTGCTGATGGGTTCCAGTTCCGACTGGGACGTCATGAAGAACGCGGTCGCGATCCTGCAGGAATTCGGCGTGCCATATGAAGCGAAGGTCGTGTCCGCGCACCGCATGCCGGACGAAATGTTCGCCTATGCTGAAAGCGCGCGCGAACGCGGCATTCGCGCGATCATCGCGGGCGCGGGCGGCGCGGCGCATTTGCCGGGCATGCTCGCGGCGAAGACGACCGTACCCGTGCTGGGCGTGCCCGTCGCGAGCAAGTATCTGAAGGGCGTCGATTCGCTGCATTCGATCGTGCAGATGCCCAAGGGCGTGCCCGTCGCGACGTTCGCGGTCGGCGAAGCTGGTGCGGCGAATGCCGCGCTGTTCGCGGTGTCGCTGCTCTCCGGCACGTCTCCGGAATATGCGGAGAAACTCGCCGCGTTCCGCGTGCGCCAGAACCAGGCCGCGCACGCGATGACGTTGCCGCCGCTGTAA
- a CDS encoding sterol desaturase family protein, with the protein MQFDAELLLLAMAPIFLACIGWEAWHAQRTRPEARMYSWRDTLCNTALALMHQGADKLAWLFVIPVYAYCYEHYRLLDWHAGWMSFVVLFVAQDLLYYVFHRCSHRVRWLWAAHVVHHSSERMNFSTAFRQSLMYPVAGMWLFWIPLAFLGFPPKQIVGVVLINLGFQFFVHTQSIGKLGWLEYVLNTPSIHRVHHARNDRYIDRNYAGVLVIWDRLFGSYVDEDRNEPPVYGIVEPLHTYNPLRATFHEWASMAQDFVQVRGLRNRLSALFAPPAWAVQYHASQRGGELAPDAAGRAQQNDNAAVQTPR; encoded by the coding sequence ATGCAATTCGATGCCGAATTGCTTCTGCTCGCCATGGCGCCGATCTTTCTCGCGTGCATCGGCTGGGAGGCGTGGCACGCGCAGCGCACGCGGCCCGAAGCGCGCATGTACAGCTGGCGCGACACGTTGTGCAATACCGCGCTCGCGCTGATGCACCAGGGCGCCGACAAGCTCGCGTGGCTGTTCGTCATCCCCGTCTATGCGTATTGCTACGAGCACTACCGGCTGCTCGACTGGCATGCGGGCTGGATGTCGTTCGTCGTGCTGTTCGTCGCGCAGGATCTGCTCTACTACGTGTTTCACCGCTGCAGCCATCGCGTGCGCTGGTTGTGGGCGGCGCATGTCGTGCATCACTCGTCGGAGCGGATGAACTTCTCGACGGCGTTTCGCCAGAGCCTCATGTATCCCGTCGCGGGGATGTGGCTCTTCTGGATTCCGCTTGCGTTTCTCGGCTTTCCGCCGAAGCAGATCGTCGGCGTCGTGCTGATCAATCTCGGGTTTCAGTTCTTCGTGCATACGCAGTCGATCGGCAAGCTCGGCTGGCTCGAATACGTGCTGAACACGCCGTCGATCCATCGCGTGCATCACGCGCGCAACGACCGTTATATCGATCGCAACTATGCGGGCGTGCTGGTGATCTGGGACCGGCTGTTCGGCAGCTATGTCGACGAAGATCGGAACGAGCCGCCCGTGTATGGGATCGTCGAGCCGCTTCATACGTACAACCCGTTGAGGGCGACGTTTCATGAATGGGCTTCGATGGCGCAGGACTTCGTGCAGGTGCGCGGCTTGCGCAACCGGCTGAGCGCGCTGTTCGCGCCGCCCGCGTGGGCCGTGCAGTATCACGCGAGCCAGCGCGGCGGCGAGCTTGCGCCTGATGCAGCCGGACGCGCACAACAGAACGACAACGCGGCCGTCCAGACGCCGCGATAA